The Deltaproteobacteria bacterium genome includes a region encoding these proteins:
- a CDS encoding lamin tail domain-containing protein, with product MPSSPRFTSLLGLLALLLVATGCPKPPSVTDPSIDRFEASATTITAGGTVTLSWETSNALAVTMVDGADQPVDLAGAPAAAGSVDLTLDAVGSHTFTLTATGEEESSPATASVTLTVEASPAPVITSLTATPASVALGDPASLSWTTTGADTVSMVDDAGNTLDLAGQGAASGTVSVTPAVDTTYTLTASGPGGSTTATVTVTVFVLPTILTFESDAAGAVVAGSPVVLSWTTTDTDSIALVDDAGNAIDVSALSPTSDSVTVTPLESSTFTLTATNANGSTDATVTVEVLTHIIAFTLSPEVARAGDTLTLAWQIGGATAADLSGPGGFSYAIPAGELLAGSTTLSAATAGDFVLSATGPQNSDSATRTLAITTAPRIRTFTATPDALTEGEATTLAWTVDGADALDLTDSLGNTVDISALSVTSDSVTQTLVVPGTVTYTLTATNADGNHVLTADVLVAAHPSIDTFVAVPSRLPAGDVTLLSWTTSAADSVRLEESTVDLGIPATDLDGSHQTGALAADTTYVLYASNAAGHEASASLTVTIGAPVNTSFTATPGAGAPGATLQLGWTNEGGTTLTISDGTTDVCTVSTAADVAAGTCDITAPAAVGTHTFTLTVTDSQGGSDTATLDLRVSDGPIIQSFEGNAALISEGDTLTLSWLVDDDPAGNTPSLNLTDDQGNTYDLSGLDPNAGSGDLVGLAAGTYVFTLAATTGVGTDASASFTVTVVAMPVILTFGANPDALDTLGGTVVPTTDLGWTTLDGVSAELWELDATGAPILPALHVAASQGEVDAHTLLGHPLTFSTTFRLHVENAAGGAAEADLTVMVDGPQILAFEATLGGTPVSEVVAGELIDLTWTTNRADAVTLDPPPVRLTSGQYQDISATGTMITFSDPDMGEALITFPAGFTFPYYGSARTQVVATSDGFLSFDPAVSSTGANDPFPHPSSPHGGVIAAFWDDLDLPVTGHGYTLHQVNAGGPDAFIISWQGTQLWNEPTTDLNFQIVLWDDGSFAVNYGTMSGPGADGDVAAAGFEDDTGTRGVQFFRNEAWPGGLTGLGWQVDAAVPVSGSVQVTPTGDTTYTLTATSAAGTSSSGLGLIVHPPAQVLSTGVSTVFPEETFPFDLTWTTRDATRVVVTDAGGNVRCTVTDPGQVLAGTCALSETTAGTYTYTVTATGALPRDTTATVQTVTIWPLLEINSFTISDGSVTDPVQVFVSAGTGVTLSWDVSGAVGFSLVSSVSGDLTPASWTATGTLSETPTQTTTYTLSISDHVAFAAGSRVESHQVTVYVDAARIDSYGASATQVAPGTSVDLSWTTSGIVDNTTLSPLEVQSTIGNSFASIVGAAGAIQVVPVDGGGSPDYDGGNALVTLPGFPFPFDGQVFTEFAMNANGILFLDPSVGTGFHTSHPIPDVRAPNGGLIAPYWDDLDGTAGVSGLWYQLTGVPGSQTLILEWASFTHYWNGGTLTFQLVLQESGAFEVRYLAITENGSSGVVGFESISGESGYALVSKTAAPGKIAAGAGHLFRLDVLPASGTTTVTPTRTTTYELCATGGGYTDCQTVTIVVIQPGDLLINELMLQPQAATGNGEWFELLNQTAEPIDIEGWTLRDGGGQSTLIANGGPLLVPAGGVLLLAAEASPALNGGVTPAYAYGSGLSLDLPTDDLVIEFGGTIIDTVTWDGTWPFTPGASLAFVSAGGGDQSVNDLPAAWMASLLPYGAGDLGSPGTANFRVLLAEDFEVWPLTGWTIEDGSAGGGPDGFTWGECTSGRTLVGSSGAFACADSDAAGNLVVMDEGLVSPSLDASGASNVTLLFTHFYNWYLSDEGRVEVSTDGGQSYTVVATYTADSTNGERVQLDLSTLAAGQADVRVRFHYSADYDWYWLIDDVRVLAY from the coding sequence ATGCCGTCGTCTCCTCGTTTCACCTCGCTCCTCGGCCTGCTGGCCCTCCTCCTCGTCGCCACCGGCTGCCCCAAGCCGCCCTCGGTCACCGATCCGAGCATCGACCGCTTCGAGGCGAGCGCGACGACGATCACCGCCGGCGGCACGGTCACCCTCTCCTGGGAGACCTCCAACGCCCTCGCGGTCACGATGGTGGACGGCGCGGATCAGCCCGTGGACCTGGCCGGCGCCCCGGCCGCCGCCGGCTCGGTGGACCTCACCCTCGATGCGGTGGGCAGCCACACCTTCACCCTGACCGCCACCGGCGAGGAGGAGAGCAGCCCGGCCACCGCCAGCGTGACCCTCACCGTCGAGGCGAGCCCGGCCCCGGTGATCACCTCCCTCACCGCCACGCCCGCGAGCGTCGCGCTCGGTGATCCCGCGAGCCTGAGCTGGACCACCACCGGCGCCGACACGGTGAGCATGGTGGACGACGCCGGCAACACCCTCGATCTCGCGGGTCAGGGCGCCGCCTCCGGTACCGTGAGTGTCACCCCGGCCGTCGACACCACCTACACCCTGACAGCCTCCGGTCCGGGGGGCAGCACCACCGCCACCGTCACCGTGACGGTCTTCGTCCTGCCGACGATCCTCACCTTCGAGTCCGACGCCGCCGGCGCGGTGGTCGCCGGCTCCCCGGTGGTCCTCTCCTGGACCACCACCGACACCGACTCGATCGCCCTGGTCGACGACGCGGGCAACGCCATCGACGTCAGCGCCCTCAGCCCCACCTCCGACTCGGTGACGGTGACCCCGCTGGAGAGCAGCACCTTCACCCTCACCGCGACGAACGCGAACGGCTCGACGGACGCCACCGTCACCGTCGAGGTGCTCACCCACATCATCGCCTTCACCCTGAGCCCGGAGGTCGCCCGGGCGGGCGACACCCTCACCCTCGCCTGGCAGATCGGCGGCGCGACCGCCGCGGACCTCAGCGGGCCCGGCGGCTTCAGCTACGCGATCCCGGCCGGCGAGCTGCTGGCGGGCAGCACCACCCTGAGCGCGGCCACCGCGGGAGACTTCGTCCTCTCCGCCACGGGCCCGCAGAACAGCGACAGCGCGACCCGCACCCTGGCCATCACCACCGCCCCGCGGATCCGGACCTTCACCGCCACGCCCGACGCGCTCACCGAGGGTGAGGCCACCACCCTGGCGTGGACCGTCGACGGGGCGGACGCCCTGGACCTGACCGACTCCCTCGGGAACACCGTCGACATCTCCGCGCTCTCGGTGACCTCCGACAGCGTCACCCAGACCCTGGTGGTGCCGGGGACCGTGACCTACACCCTCACCGCGACCAACGCGGACGGCAACCACGTCCTCACGGCCGACGTGCTGGTGGCGGCCCACCCGAGCATCGACACCTTCGTCGCCGTGCCGAGCCGGCTGCCCGCCGGCGACGTCACCCTCCTCTCCTGGACCACCTCCGCGGCGGACTCGGTGAGGCTCGAGGAGAGCACGGTCGACCTGGGCATCCCCGCGACCGATCTCGACGGCAGCCACCAGACCGGGGCGCTGGCCGCGGACACGACCTACGTCCTCTACGCCTCGAACGCCGCCGGCCACGAGGCGAGCGCCAGCCTGACGGTCACCATCGGCGCTCCCGTCAACACGAGCTTCACCGCCACGCCGGGCGCCGGGGCGCCGGGCGCCACCCTCCAGCTGGGCTGGACGAACGAGGGCGGCACGACGCTGACCATCAGCGACGGCACCACCGACGTCTGCACGGTGAGCACCGCCGCCGACGTGGCGGCGGGGACCTGCGACATCACGGCGCCGGCCGCCGTCGGCACCCACACCTTCACCCTCACCGTCACCGACAGCCAGGGGGGCAGCGACACCGCCACCCTCGATCTGCGCGTCTCGGACGGCCCGATCATCCAGTCCTTCGAGGGCAACGCCGCGCTGATCTCCGAGGGCGACACCCTGACCCTCTCCTGGCTCGTCGACGACGATCCGGCCGGGAACACCCCGTCCCTCAACCTGACCGACGATCAGGGCAACACCTACGACCTCAGCGGCCTGGATCCGAACGCGGGCAGCGGCGACCTCGTGGGGCTCGCGGCCGGCACCTACGTCTTCACCCTCGCGGCCACCACCGGGGTGGGCACCGACGCGAGCGCCAGCTTCACCGTGACCGTGGTGGCGATGCCCGTCATCCTCACCTTCGGGGCGAACCCGGACGCGCTCGACACCCTCGGCGGCACGGTGGTGCCCACCACCGACCTCGGCTGGACCACCCTCGACGGCGTCAGCGCCGAGCTCTGGGAGCTCGACGCCACCGGCGCCCCCATCCTGCCGGCCCTCCACGTGGCCGCGAGCCAGGGGGAGGTCGACGCCCACACCCTCCTGGGCCACCCGCTCACCTTCTCCACGACCTTCCGGCTCCACGTCGAGAACGCCGCCGGGGGCGCGGCCGAGGCCGACCTCACGGTCATGGTCGACGGCCCGCAGATCCTCGCCTTCGAGGCCACCCTCGGGGGGACGCCGGTGAGCGAGGTCGTGGCCGGCGAGCTCATCGACCTGACCTGGACCACCAACCGGGCCGACGCGGTCACCCTCGATCCCCCGCCGGTGCGGCTGACCAGCGGGCAGTACCAGGACATCAGCGCCACGGGCACGATGATCACCTTCAGCGACCCCGACATGGGCGAGGCGCTGATCACCTTCCCGGCGGGCTTCACCTTCCCCTACTACGGCAGCGCCCGCACCCAGGTGGTCGCCACCTCCGACGGCTTCCTCTCCTTCGATCCCGCCGTCTCCAGCACCGGCGCCAACGATCCCTTCCCGCACCCCAGCAGCCCCCACGGCGGGGTGATCGCCGCCTTCTGGGACGACCTCGACCTGCCGGTCACCGGCCACGGCTACACCCTCCACCAGGTGAACGCCGGCGGACCCGACGCCTTCATCATCTCCTGGCAGGGCACCCAGCTCTGGAACGAGCCCACGACCGATCTGAACTTCCAGATCGTCCTCTGGGACGACGGCAGCTTCGCGGTGAACTACGGCACGATGAGCGGGCCGGGCGCCGACGGCGACGTGGCCGCGGCGGGCTTCGAGGACGACACCGGGACGCGCGGGGTGCAGTTCTTCCGCAACGAGGCCTGGCCCGGCGGCCTCACCGGCCTCGGCTGGCAGGTCGACGCGGCGGTGCCCGTGAGCGGCAGCGTGCAGGTGACCCCCACCGGTGACACCACCTACACCCTCACCGCCACCAGCGCGGCCGGGACGAGCTCCTCCGGGCTCGGCCTGATCGTGCACCCGCCGGCGCAGGTCCTCTCGACCGGCGTCAGCACGGTCTTCCCGGAGGAGACCTTCCCCTTCGACCTGACCTGGACCACCCGGGACGCCACCCGGGTGGTGGTGACCGACGCCGGCGGCAACGTGCGCTGCACGGTGACCGACCCGGGCCAGGTCCTGGCGGGCACCTGCGCCCTGAGCGAGACCACCGCCGGCACCTACACCTACACCGTGACCGCCACCGGCGCGCTGCCGCGGGACACCACCGCGACCGTCCAGACCGTGACGATCTGGCCGCTGCTCGAGATCAACTCCTTCACGATCAGCGACGGCTCGGTCACCGACCCCGTGCAGGTCTTCGTGAGCGCGGGCACCGGCGTCACCCTCTCCTGGGACGTCAGCGGCGCCGTCGGCTTCTCCCTCGTCAGCAGCGTCAGCGGTGACCTCACCCCGGCGAGCTGGACCGCCACCGGGACCCTCTCGGAGACGCCCACCCAGACGACGACCTACACCCTCTCCATCTCGGACCACGTCGCCTTCGCCGCGGGCAGCCGGGTGGAGAGCCACCAGGTGACCGTCTACGTCGACGCGGCGCGGATCGACTCCTACGGGGCCAGCGCCACGCAGGTCGCGCCGGGCACCTCGGTCGACCTCTCCTGGACCACCTCGGGCATCGTGGACAACACGACCCTCTCCCCCCTCGAGGTGCAGAGCACCATCGGCAACAGCTTCGCCAGCATCGTCGGCGCGGCCGGGGCGATCCAGGTGGTGCCGGTCGACGGCGGCGGCTCCCCCGACTACGACGGCGGCAACGCGCTCGTCACCCTGCCGGGCTTCCCCTTCCCCTTCGACGGGCAGGTCTTCACCGAGTTCGCGATGAACGCCAACGGGATCCTCTTCCTCGATCCCTCCGTGGGCACCGGCTTCCACACCAGCCACCCGATCCCGGACGTGCGCGCCCCCAACGGCGGCCTGATCGCGCCCTACTGGGACGACCTCGACGGCACCGCCGGGGTCTCCGGCCTCTGGTACCAGCTGACCGGGGTCCCCGGCAGCCAGACCCTCATCCTGGAGTGGGCCTCCTTCACCCACTACTGGAACGGCGGGACCCTCACCTTCCAGCTCGTGCTCCAGGAGTCGGGCGCCTTCGAGGTCCGCTACCTGGCCATCACCGAGAACGGCTCGAGCGGGGTCGTGGGCTTCGAGTCGATCTCGGGCGAGAGCGGCTACGCCCTGGTGAGCAAGACGGCGGCCCCCGGGAAGATCGCCGCGGGCGCCGGGCACCTCTTCCGCCTCGACGTGCTGCCCGCCAGCGGCACGACCACCGTCACGCCCACCCGGACCACGACCTACGAGCTCTGCGCCACCGGCGGCGGCTACACCGACTGCCAGACGGTGACGATCGTCGTGATCCAGCCGGGTGACCTGCTCATCAACGAGCTGATGCTCCAGCCCCAGGCCGCGACCGGGAACGGAGAGTGGTTCGAGCTGCTCAACCAGACCGCAGAGCCCATCGACATCGAGGGCTGGACGCTGCGGGACGGCGGCGGCCAGAGCACCCTCATCGCCAACGGGGGACCCCTCCTGGTCCCGGCGGGCGGCGTGCTGCTCCTGGCGGCCGAGGCGAGCCCGGCCCTCAACGGTGGGGTCACCCCGGCCTACGCCTACGGATCGGGGCTCTCCCTCGACCTGCCCACCGACGACCTGGTGATCGAGTTCGGCGGGACGATCATCGACACCGTCACCTGGGACGGCACCTGGCCCTTCACCCCGGGCGCCTCCCTGGCCTTCGTCTCCGCGGGCGGCGGCGATCAGAGCGTGAACGACCTGCCGGCGGCCTGGATGGCCTCCCTGCTGCCCTATGGCGCCGGCGACCTGGGCTCTCCGGGCACCGCGAACTTCCGCGTGCTCCTCGCCGAGGACTTCGAGGTCTGGCCGCTGACCGGCTGGACCATCGAGGACGGCAGCGCCGGCGGCGGCCCCGACGGCTTCACCTGGGGCGAGTGCACCTCCGGCCGGACCCTCGTCGGCAGCAGCGGCGCCTTCGCCTGCGCCGACAGCGACGCCGCCGGCAACCTGGTGGTGATGGACGAGGGCCTGGTCTCACCCAGCCTCGACGCCAGCGGCGCCAGCAACGTCACCCTGCTCTTCACCCACTTCTACAACTGGTACCTCTCCGACGAGGGCAGGGTGGAGGTCTCCACCGACGGCGGCCAGAGCTACACCGTGGTCGCCACCTACACGGCCGACTCCACCAACGGCGAGCGGGTGCAGCTCGACCTCTCGACCCTGGCCGCCGGGCAGGCCGACGTGCGGGTGCGCTTCCACTACAGCGCCGACTACGACTGGTACTGGCTGATCGACGACGTGCGGGTCCTCGCCTACTGA
- a CDS encoding lamin tail domain-containing protein has translation MYSLRLSSIVGLLALLLVGTTGCPKDEPITQPDIVSFTSDLTTITGAGSATLSWQTTGASAVSMVDGAGQAVDLAGAAAAAGSVDVLLDTAGAHTFTLTATGEEGSTPATASLTIMVEANAAPQITAFAAAPASINSGGTSTLSWATTGADSLSLVDDAGNTIDLSGQAVAAGSVAVTPAADITYTLTATGPGGTATATTTVTVLVVPTILTFTSDATGPIVGGAPVILSWTTSGADSLTLADDAGNTIDVSGLAVAGDSVSVSPTVSATYTLTATNTNGNATATTSVDVLTAIISFTLTPSTARAGDTVTLDWQIGGASSGDITGPDGFSHTLTAGELAMGTTTVTAGSPGDFVLSATGPLNNDSWTEALAITTAPRIRTFTATPTDVTVGESTTLAWTVDGATTLALTDSLGNTIDVSALSVTADSASQTLTTSGTVTFTLTATNVDGNHVMTADVIVDGMPTIDTFAALPSRVSAGADTTLSWTTSNVTSVRLEENSVDLGIPATDLSGTHLATSLAADTTYVLYASNSAGFEVSSNLTVTVGAPLNVSFTASPAAAAPSDAITLQWVNEGGTTVTVNDGTTDVCLVNVPADVAAGSCSVTAPAALGTYTYTLTVADGAGGSDTATADLFVSDGPIIRDFSASATGISEGDTLTLSWIVDNDPAGTTPTLSLTDDQGNTYDVSGLDPNLASGDLVGLTAGTYVFTLGATTGAGTDAVATVTVTVVALPTIVTFDANPRSLDTQGGTVVPTTDLSWTTTDGVSAELRELDAIGQPLPTPVHVAANQGEVDAYTLAGHSLTGTTVFQLHVENSVGGFVESIVTVVVDGPVVTSFVATLGGNPVTEIVAGETVDLTWTTDRADTAALEPAAIQMTTGQYVDISATGTALTFSSGDDTTTDLVFPAGFAFPFYGTDRTQVRVSTNGFITFDMAASSNAGNDPIPDTTSPNGGVIAAFWDDLHHYTTGVVYWELVPDAAGPDALIIQAHNVHAYSGETTTDFNFQYVLWDNGDLAVNYATMSSTADQADADGSGATIGFEDDTGTRGVQISYNSPVAGGLTNTGWLMQLEVPINGSTPASPMADTTYTLTASSASGSDSAAVTLVVHPAAQISASGFTPAQPQEGQVFDITWTTVDATQVVVTDAVGNVLCTVTAAADVASGTCAVTEATAATYDYTVTATGALPRDTTSATVSAQVYPALVINGWTATDGTNTEPDELFVAGGTSVDLAWDTAGAAGLAIVASPGGNITPAGWGATGTLTVNPAVTTLYTLSISDDAAFGAGSRIVTDTVRVYVDAAQVTSFGASTTQTAAGASVDLSWTTTGTVDALTVTPSGVTTTTGNTFTSIVGLAGAVDISPTNLNGGYTNVALPTFAFPFDGQSFTNFRVSSTGFVSFNTADTASHWANDPIPSSDAPNGGVIAAFWDDITGTTGTTTVTYLTAGIPGSQTLTFQWTGFKHYNAGGNMTFQLVLHESGSVEVNYLDMTATDPADDDLFDGSSATVGWENIAGNDGVAFVYNTASPALIANGVKHVFDLSPLPANGTTTVTPAETTTYEICATGGGHTDCQTVTVYIVVPGDLMISELMVDPAVAGGEWFEVYNNLGGDIDIEGWVLKDDGGQTHTIASGGPLLVPANGFLVLAANADSGTNGGLTPAYAYGAGLTLDSPADQLVLEFDGVEIDRVSWDAAWTLTSGASLSFDLSQAGDPAANDTPLAWCTEGTSYGAGGAGSPGAAGGCFSFVTYSSTPGLAVPDNGATGSPCDSVGSAVDSFVVSETGLVLDVNVLVDVTHTWDSDLMFWLGFDNGGTPICVELSTGNGSWDANYTQTLFDDEATTPITSGSAPFTGAYQPEGLLSDFDGVSMNGTWTLYVADDASGDTGTLNEWRLTLSY, from the coding sequence ATGTACTCGCTCCGTCTCTCCTCGATCGTCGGGCTCTTGGCCCTGCTCCTCGTCGGCACCACCGGCTGTCCCAAGGACGAGCCCATCACCCAGCCCGACATCGTGAGCTTCACCTCCGACCTGACCACGATCACCGGCGCGGGCAGCGCGACCCTCTCCTGGCAGACCACCGGCGCCAGCGCCGTCTCGATGGTCGACGGCGCGGGTCAGGCCGTGGACCTGGCCGGCGCGGCCGCCGCCGCCGGCTCGGTCGACGTCCTCCTCGACACGGCGGGCGCCCACACCTTCACCCTCACCGCTACCGGCGAGGAGGGGAGCACCCCGGCCACCGCGAGCCTGACCATCATGGTCGAGGCGAACGCCGCGCCGCAGATCACCGCCTTCGCGGCCGCCCCGGCCTCGATCAACAGCGGTGGGACCTCGACCCTCTCCTGGGCCACCACCGGCGCCGACTCCCTCAGCCTGGTGGACGACGCGGGCAACACCATCGACCTGAGCGGCCAGGCCGTCGCCGCGGGCAGCGTGGCCGTCACGCCGGCGGCCGACATCACCTACACCCTGACCGCCACCGGCCCCGGCGGCACCGCGACCGCGACCACCACGGTGACCGTGCTCGTCGTCCCGACCATCCTCACCTTCACCTCCGACGCCACCGGTCCGATCGTCGGCGGCGCCCCCGTGATCCTCTCCTGGACGACCAGCGGCGCCGACTCCCTGACCCTGGCCGACGACGCCGGCAACACCATCGACGTGAGCGGGCTGGCCGTCGCCGGTGACTCCGTGAGCGTGAGCCCCACCGTGAGCGCCACCTACACCCTCACCGCGACCAACACCAACGGCAACGCGACGGCCACCACGAGCGTGGACGTGCTGACCGCCATCATCAGCTTCACCCTGACCCCGAGCACCGCCCGGGCGGGCGACACCGTCACCCTCGACTGGCAGATCGGTGGCGCCTCCTCCGGTGACATCACCGGCCCCGACGGCTTCTCCCACACCCTCACCGCCGGCGAGCTGGCCATGGGCACCACCACGGTGACCGCGGGCAGCCCCGGTGACTTCGTCCTCTCGGCCACCGGCCCGCTGAACAACGACAGCTGGACCGAGGCCCTGGCCATCACCACCGCGCCGCGGATCCGCACCTTCACCGCCACCCCGACCGACGTCACGGTCGGCGAGAGCACGACCCTGGCCTGGACCGTGGACGGCGCGACCACCCTGGCGCTCACCGACTCCCTCGGGAACACCATCGACGTCTCGGCCCTCTCGGTGACCGCCGACAGCGCCAGCCAGACCCTGACCACCTCGGGCACCGTCACCTTCACCCTCACCGCCACCAACGTGGACGGCAACCACGTGATGACCGCCGACGTGATCGTCGACGGCATGCCGACCATCGACACCTTCGCGGCCCTGCCCAGCCGGGTCTCCGCCGGGGCCGACACCACTCTCTCCTGGACCACCTCCAACGTCACCTCGGTGCGCCTCGAGGAGAACTCCGTCGATCTCGGCATCCCCGCCACCGACCTGAGCGGCACCCACCTCGCCACCAGCCTGGCCGCGGACACCACCTACGTCCTCTACGCCTCCAACAGCGCGGGCTTCGAGGTGAGCTCGAACCTGACCGTCACCGTGGGCGCTCCCCTGAACGTGAGCTTCACCGCCAGCCCCGCGGCCGCCGCGCCGAGCGACGCCATCACCCTCCAGTGGGTGAACGAGGGCGGCACCACCGTCACCGTGAACGACGGCACCACCGACGTCTGCCTGGTGAACGTGCCGGCCGACGTGGCCGCGGGTAGCTGCAGCGTCACCGCCCCGGCGGCCCTCGGGACCTACACCTACACCCTGACCGTCGCCGACGGCGCCGGCGGCAGCGACACCGCCACCGCCGACCTCTTCGTCTCCGATGGGCCGATCATCCGCGACTTCAGCGCCTCGGCCACCGGCATCTCCGAGGGTGACACCCTGACCCTCTCCTGGATCGTCGACAACGATCCGGCCGGCACCACGCCGACCCTCAGCCTCACCGACGACCAGGGCAACACCTACGACGTCTCCGGCCTCGACCCGAACCTGGCCAGCGGCGACCTCGTCGGCCTGACGGCGGGCACCTACGTCTTCACCCTCGGCGCCACCACGGGCGCCGGCACCGACGCCGTGGCCACCGTGACGGTCACCGTGGTCGCCCTGCCGACCATCGTCACCTTCGACGCCAACCCGCGCTCCCTGGACACCCAGGGTGGCACGGTGGTGCCGACCACCGACCTCAGCTGGACCACCACCGACGGCGTCTCCGCCGAGCTGCGCGAGCTCGACGCCATCGGCCAGCCCCTGCCCACGCCGGTCCACGTGGCCGCCAACCAGGGCGAGGTCGACGCCTACACCCTGGCCGGCCACAGCCTGACGGGGACCACCGTCTTCCAGCTCCACGTCGAGAACTCGGTCGGCGGCTTCGTCGAGTCCATCGTCACCGTCGTCGTGGACGGCCCGGTCGTCACCTCCTTCGTGGCGACCCTCGGCGGCAACCCCGTCACCGAGATCGTCGCCGGCGAGACCGTCGATCTCACCTGGACCACCGACCGGGCGGACACCGCCGCCCTGGAGCCGGCCGCGATCCAGATGACCACCGGCCAGTACGTCGACATCTCCGCCACCGGCACCGCCCTGACCTTCTCGAGCGGTGACGACACCACCACCGACCTGGTCTTCCCGGCCGGCTTCGCCTTCCCCTTCTACGGCACCGACCGGACGCAGGTGCGGGTCTCGACGAACGGCTTCATCACCTTCGACATGGCCGCCTCCAGCAACGCCGGCAACGACCCCATCCCGGACACCACCTCGCCCAACGGCGGCGTGATCGCGGCCTTCTGGGACGACCTGCACCACTACACCACCGGCGTCGTCTACTGGGAGCTGGTCCCGGACGCCGCGGGCCCCGACGCCCTGATCATCCAGGCCCACAACGTGCACGCCTACAGCGGTGAGACCACCACCGACTTCAACTTCCAGTACGTGCTCTGGGACAACGGCGATCTGGCGGTGAACTACGCCACCATGAGCTCGACCGCCGACCAGGCCGACGCGGACGGCTCCGGCGCCACCATCGGCTTCGAGGACGACACCGGCACCCGCGGTGTGCAGATCTCCTACAACTCGCCGGTGGCCGGCGGCCTCACCAACACCGGCTGGCTGATGCAGCTCGAGGTCCCGATCAACGGCTCGACCCCGGCCTCTCCGATGGCCGACACGACCTACACCCTGACCGCCAGCAGCGCCTCGGGCTCCGACTCGGCGGCGGTGACCCTCGTCGTGCACCCGGCGGCCCAGATCTCGGCCTCGGGCTTCACCCCGGCCCAGCCCCAGGAGGGGCAGGTCTTCGACATCACCTGGACCACCGTGGACGCCACCCAGGTCGTGGTCACCGACGCGGTTGGCAACGTGCTCTGCACGGTCACCGCTGCGGCGGACGTCGCCAGCGGCACCTGCGCCGTGACCGAGGCCACCGCGGCCACCTACGACTACACGGTCACCGCCACCGGCGCCCTGCCCCGGGACACCACCTCGGCGACGGTGAGCGCCCAGGTCTATCCGGCCCTGGTGATCAACGGCTGGACCGCCACCGACGGCACCAACACCGAGCCGGACGAGCTCTTCGTCGCCGGCGGCACCTCGGTCGACCTGGCCTGGGACACCGCGGGGGCCGCGGGCCTCGCGATCGTCGCCAGCCCGGGCGGCAACATCACCCCGGCCGGCTGGGGGGCCACCGGCACCCTGACGGTGAACCCGGCCGTGACCACCCTCTACACCCTCTCGATCTCGGACGACGCGGCCTTCGGGGCCGGCAGCCGGATCGTCACCGACACGGTCCGGGTCTACGTCGACGCGGCGCAGGTCACCAGCTTCGGGGCCAGCACCACCCAGACGGCGGCGGGCGCCAGCGTGGATCTCTCCTGGACCACCACCGGCACCGTCGACGCCCTGACGGTCACGCCCTCGGGGGTCACGACCACGACCGGCAACACCTTCACCAGCATCGTGGGGCTCGCCGGCGCCGTCGACATCTCTCCGACCAACCTCAACGGCGGCTACACCAACGTCGCCCTGCCCACCTTCGCCTTCCCCTTCGATGGGCAGAGCTTCACCAACTTCCGGGTCTCCTCCACCGGCTTCGTCAGCTTCAATACGGCCGACACCGCGTCGCACTGGGCCAACGACCCCATCCCCTCGAGTGACGCGCCCAACGGCGGCGTCATCGCCGCCTTCTGGGACGACATCACGGGGACGACCGGCACGACGACGGTCACCTACCTGACCGCGGGGATCCCGGGCAGCCAGACGCTGACCTTCCAGTGGACCGGCTTCAAGCACTACAACGCCGGGGGCAACATGACCTTCCAGCTCGTGCTGCACGAGAGCGGGTCGGTCGAGGTGAACTACCTGGACATGACCGCCACGGACCCGGCGGACGACGACCTCTTCGACGGCAGCTCGGCCACGGTGGGCTGGGAGAACATCGCCGGCAACGACGGGGTGGCCTTCGTCTACAACACGGCCTCTCCGGCGCTGATCGCCAACGGCGTGAAGCACGTCTTCGATCTGTCGCCGCTGCCCGCCAACGGGACCACGACCGTCACCCCGGCCGAGACCACGACCTACGAGATCTGCGCCACCGGCGGCGGCCACACCGACTGCCAGACGGTGACCGTCTACATCGTGGTGCCCGGCGACCTCATGATCAGCGAGCTGATGGTCGATCCTGCCGTGGCGGGCGGCGAGTGGTTCGAGGTCTACAACAACCTCGGCGGCGACATCGACATCGAGGGCTGGGTCCTGAAGGACGACGGCGGCCAGACCCACACCATCGCCAGCGGCGGCCCGCTCCTCGTGCCGGCCAACGGCTTCCTGGTCCTGGCGGCCAACGCCGACTCCGGCACCAACGGCGGCCTGACCCCGGCCTACGCCTATGGTGCGGGCCTGACCCTGGACTCGCCGGCCGATCAGCTCGTCCTCGAGTTCGACGGGGTCGAGATCGACCGGGTGAGCTGGGACGCCGCCTGGACCCTCACCAGCGGGGCCAGCCTCTCCTTCGACCTCTCCCAGGCCGGCGATCCGGCGGCCAACGACACGCCCCTCGCCTGGTGCACCGAGGGCACCTCCTACGGCGCGGGCGGGGCCGGCAGCCCCGGGGCCGCCGGCGGGTGCTTCTCCTTCGTGACCTACTCCAGCACCCCTGGCCTGGCGGTCCCGGACAACGGCGCCACCGGCAGCCCCTGCGACAGCGTGGGCAGCGCCGTGGACAGCTTCGTCGTCAGCGAGACCGGGCTGGTCCTCGACGTGAACGTGCTGGTCGACGTCACCCACACCTGGGACTCCGACCTCATGTTCTGGCTCGGCTTCGACAACGGCGGGACGCCCATCTGCGTGGAGCTCTCCACGGGCAACGGCAGCTGGGACGCCAACTACACCCAGACGCTCTTCGACGACGAGGCCACGACCCCGATCACCTCGGGGAGCGCCCCCTTCACCGGCGCCTACCAGCCGGAGGGCCTGCTCTCCGACTTCGACGGGGTGTCCATGAACGGGACCTGGACCCTCTACGTCGCCGACGACGCCAGCGGCGACACCGGCACCCTCAACGAGTGGCGCCTCACCCTGAGCTACTAG